The following proteins are co-located in the Gloeocapsa sp. PCC 7428 genome:
- the rpsJ gene encoding 30S ribosomal protein S10: MATLQQQKIRIRLQAFDRRLLDTSCEKIVDTANRTNATAIGPIPLPTKKKIYCVLRSPHVDKDSREHFETRTHRRIIDIYQPSSKTIDALMKLDLPSGVDIEVKL, translated from the coding sequence ATGGCAACTCTTCAACAGCAAAAAATTCGGATTCGATTGCAGGCTTTTGATCGCCGCCTACTCGATACTTCGTGTGAAAAGATCGTAGATACGGCAAATCGAACCAATGCTACAGCAATTGGCCCAATTCCCTTACCTACTAAGAAGAAAATTTATTGCGTACTGCGTTCTCCCCACGTCGATAAAGACTCGCGCGAACACTTTGAGACACGGACTCACCGCCGGATTATTGATATTTATCAACCTTCTTCCAAAACTATTGATGCGTTGATGAAACTTGATTTACCATCCGGTGTCGATATCGAAGTTAAACTCTAA
- a CDS encoding LON peptidase substrate-binding domain-containing protein, translated as MASSSKIAVRELSLFPLPEVVLFPGRPLPLHIFEFRYRIMMNTILESDRRFGVLLWDPVQNQPATVGCCAEVIQYQRLPDDRMNILTLGQQRFRVLEYVREKPYKVGLVEWIEDNPPQKDLKPLAKEVEQLLHDVVRLSAKLTEQNIELPKDIPDLPTELSYWVASNLYGVAAEQQNLLEMQDTAARLEREAEILTSTRNHLAARTVLKDTFN; from the coding sequence ATGGCATCCTCTTCCAAAATTGCGGTTCGAGAACTGTCCCTGTTTCCTTTACCTGAAGTAGTTCTCTTCCCCGGTAGACCTCTACCCCTACATATCTTTGAATTTCGCTACCGGATCATGATGAACACGATTCTAGAGAGCGATCGCCGATTTGGCGTCTTGTTGTGGGACCCAGTGCAAAATCAACCTGCGACAGTGGGCTGTTGTGCCGAAGTGATTCAGTATCAGCGGCTACCAGACGACCGCATGAATATTTTAACGCTAGGACAGCAGCGCTTTCGCGTTTTAGAATACGTTCGAGAAAAGCCTTACAAAGTCGGTTTAGTCGAGTGGATTGAAGACAACCCGCCCCAAAAAGACCTCAAGCCGTTAGCAAAAGAGGTAGAACAACTACTTCATGATGTCGTGCGTCTCTCGGCGAAGCTAACAGAACAGAATATTGAACTTCCAAAAGATATTCCTGATTTACCGACAGAACTGTCTTATTGGGTCGCGAGTAATCTTTATGGCGTTGCCGCAGAGCAGCAGAACTTACTCGAAATGCAAGACACTGCGGCGCGCTTAGAACGTGAAGCAGAGATTTTAACCTCCACTCGCAATCATTTAGCAGCGCGTACCGTCTTGAAAGATACTTTTAACTAA
- the pheA gene encoding prephenate dehydratase yields MAMLIAHLGPTGTYAEQAALAYLNQFKSEEQTTLCPYPSIAQTLKAVARGKADVAVVPVENSIEGSVTITLDTLWQLDQLQIQLALVLPITHALLSHAPSLEAINTVYSHPQALAQCQGWLEQFLPNVELIPANSTTEALQHLEQESSAGAISSLRAAQIYNLPILARAINDYPDNCTRFWVVGQRSVSRQMSAVKYTHTSVAFSLPANIPGALVKPLQIFAERSINLSRIESRPTKRSLGEYLFFLDLEADANSPLVQSAIAELSTFTEILKLFGSYNVVEVKSDS; encoded by the coding sequence ATGGCAATGTTGATTGCACATTTAGGACCTACTGGCACTTATGCAGAACAAGCAGCTTTAGCTTATCTCAATCAGTTCAAGTCCGAAGAACAAACTACGCTATGTCCTTATCCGAGTATTGCTCAAACTTTAAAAGCTGTGGCGCGAGGTAAAGCAGATGTTGCCGTTGTGCCTGTTGAGAATTCAATTGAAGGTAGTGTCACCATTACCCTAGATACGCTTTGGCAGCTAGATCAATTACAAATTCAACTTGCATTAGTTTTGCCAATTACTCATGCTTTACTGTCACACGCGCCAAGTTTAGAAGCGATCAATACAGTATACTCGCACCCGCAAGCACTAGCGCAGTGTCAAGGATGGCTAGAGCAGTTTTTGCCTAATGTTGAGCTAATTCCAGCAAATTCTACAACCGAAGCGCTGCAACATCTCGAACAAGAAAGTAGTGCCGGTGCGATCTCTTCGTTACGTGCAGCCCAGATTTACAATTTACCGATCCTGGCGCGTGCCATTAATGACTATCCCGATAACTGTACGCGGTTTTGGGTAGTAGGTCAGCGTTCTGTGAGTCGTCAAATGTCTGCTGTAAAATACACTCACACGTCTGTTGCGTTTAGTTTGCCAGCTAATATTCCTGGAGCCTTAGTTAAACCTCTGCAAATTTTTGCAGAGCGCAGCATTAATCTCAGTCGCATTGAGTCGCGCCCGACGAAGCGATCGCTTGGTGAATATCTTTTCTTCCTCGATTTAGAAGCCGATGCCAATTCACCGCTAGTACAATCTGCGATCGCCGAACTGTCTACCTTTACAGAAATTCTCAAACTCTTCGGTAGCTACAACGTGGTAGAGGTAAAAAGTGATTCTTAG
- a CDS encoding DUF3318 domain-containing protein, producing MTSYATTSAKAEMSELRRLRNLLPPELQSWVSVEGTTEVNPPLITTEEVGRDQVEVLIDLVKWDQLAIDQRNLLFWHEVARIQNDTIPKDGWEMAALAIGLGGAVGELWVQDGLLLLLALGLCGVSGYRLYVKNNGQKQLQEAIEADEKAIALATRFNYTLPNAYKSLGSALKTLIEQSPSKRQRAKYESRLQALKRSANKAKARTKASQQEVVYGD from the coding sequence ATGACATCCTACGCAACAACCTCTGCTAAAGCAGAAATGAGCGAACTGCGCCGCTTAAGAAACTTACTTCCACCCGAGTTACAAAGCTGGGTAAGTGTAGAAGGAACAACCGAAGTCAACCCTCCACTCATTACGACAGAAGAGGTTGGCAGAGATCAAGTAGAAGTTCTCATCGATTTAGTTAAATGGGATCAACTAGCAATTGATCAGCGCAATCTGTTGTTTTGGCACGAAGTTGCCCGAATTCAGAACGATACCATTCCTAAAGATGGATGGGAAATGGCAGCCTTGGCGATCGGGTTAGGTGGTGCAGTAGGTGAACTGTGGGTGCAAGACGGATTGTTGCTACTACTAGCGCTTGGACTGTGTGGCGTGTCTGGCTATAGACTATACGTAAAAAATAACGGACAAAAGCAACTACAAGAAGCAATCGAAGCCGATGAAAAAGCGATCGCGCTTGCGACTCGTTTCAACTATACTCTCCCTAATGCCTACAAGAGCCTTGGCAGTGCGCTGAAAACATTGATTGAACAATCACCTAGCAAGCGTCAACGGGCAAAATATGAGTCAAGACTACAAGCCCTCAAGCGCAGTGCAAATAAAGCGAAAGCTCGAACAAAAGCCTCGCAGCAGGAAGTAGTTTACGGCGATTGA
- a CDS encoding 7-carboxy-7-deazaguanine synthase QueE — translation MSVTTAETTTARLVEVFSAIQGEGLNVGTRQIFIRFALCDLRCHFCDSAHTWRVPRTYRVERSPGSRDFETYDNPVSLDLLLKWVQQLNVPGLHDSISLTGGEPLLHSAFLLQFLPQVQKRTGLPIYLETGGHRPQQLAMVLPHLNSVGMDLKLPSVSGESYWQEHAEFLQRCNKSGVEVFAKVIVSAETDSAELHQAAELVADVNPEIVLFLQPVTLLESAQRHSQANFSAPTPAQVLTWQAEMKRSLKHVRVVPQTHKMLNQL, via the coding sequence ATGTCTGTAACTACTGCTGAAACTACGACTGCACGACTTGTTGAGGTTTTTTCTGCGATTCAAGGAGAAGGACTCAATGTCGGTACGCGGCAAATTTTTATTCGCTTTGCCTTGTGTGACTTACGCTGTCACTTTTGTGATAGCGCGCATACTTGGAGGGTACCGCGTACATATCGCGTTGAGCGATCGCCAGGGTCGCGCGATTTTGAAACCTACGATAACCCAGTTTCGCTCGATTTGCTTTTAAAGTGGGTGCAGCAACTTAATGTACCTGGTTTACACGACAGTATTAGCCTGACTGGTGGTGAACCTTTGCTGCATAGTGCCTTTTTATTACAATTTCTTCCCCAAGTACAAAAACGTACAGGATTACCAATTTACTTAGAAACCGGCGGACATCGGCCGCAGCAGTTAGCAATGGTATTACCACATCTCAACTCGGTGGGAATGGATTTGAAGTTACCTAGCGTCAGTGGCGAAAGCTATTGGCAAGAACACGCAGAGTTTTTGCAGCGTTGCAACAAGTCGGGTGTGGAGGTGTTTGCTAAAGTCATTGTTTCCGCTGAAACGGACAGCGCAGAACTACACCAAGCTGCGGAATTAGTCGCCGATGTTAACCCCGAAATAGTCTTATTCCTCCAACCTGTGACACTCTTGGAATCAGCGCAGCGACATAGCCAAGCAAATTTTTCCGCGCCAACTCCTGCCCAAGTTTTAACTTGGCAAGCCGAAATGAAGCGATCGCTCAAGCACGTACGCGTTGTTCCACAAACGCACAAAATGCTCAATCAGCTATAA
- the yqeK gene encoding bis(5'-nucleosyl)-tetraphosphatase (symmetrical) YqeK yields the protein MLSDQTLALNTPNERDRILAWLAENVPQSRIQHILRVEQMAIALAHHHRVDVEKAAKAALMHDLAKYFKPQKLLTMAQAEGLEIDPVSKANPHLLHADVGALIARDTFSVNDQDVCSAIANHTLGQPGMNALSCIVFLADSLEPGRGETPELEELRKASYYNLEQAVWLTCDYSLRLLIETHRLIHPRTVATRNWFLQKVKNSQQATDKTA from the coding sequence GTGCTTTCCGACCAAACTTTAGCGTTAAATACTCCTAATGAACGCGATCGCATTCTCGCTTGGCTAGCAGAAAACGTACCGCAATCGCGCATCCAACACATTCTCAGAGTAGAACAGATGGCGATCGCCTTGGCACACCATCATCGAGTTGATGTCGAAAAAGCCGCGAAGGCAGCGTTAATGCACGACTTAGCAAAGTATTTTAAGCCGCAAAAACTCTTGACAATGGCACAAGCGGAAGGATTAGAGATCGATCCTGTCAGTAAAGCAAATCCTCACTTGTTACACGCGGATGTCGGAGCGCTGATTGCCAGAGATACTTTTAGTGTAAACGATCAAGATGTATGCTCTGCGATCGCTAACCATACTTTAGGTCAACCAGGCATGAATGCGCTAAGCTGCATCGTCTTTTTAGCAGATAGCTTAGAACCAGGGCGCGGCGAGACTCCAGAATTAGAAGAATTGCGCAAAGCAAGCTATTACAATCTCGAACAAGCAGTTTGGCTAACGTGTGACTACTCCTTGCGGTTATTAATCGAAACGCATCGTCTAATTCATCCTCGAACAGTTGCGACACGTAACTGGTTTTTGCAAAAAGTAAAAAATTCGCAGCAAGCTACGGATAAAACTGCATGA
- the rsfS gene encoding ribosome silencing factor, whose product MTEYSPVNSQSQSISTAASAVKSAQAEIDSSEELALAAAQAASDRKAGDIIVLRVADVSYMADYFVIATGYSHVQVRAIAQAIADQIEQEWQRQPLRTEGKVDASWVLQDYGDVIVHVMMPKEREFYNLEAFWGHAEQIEFTTADGA is encoded by the coding sequence ATGACTGAATATTCGCCAGTAAATTCACAATCACAGTCTATATCTACGGCAGCAAGTGCAGTCAAATCAGCACAAGCAGAGATTGATAGTAGTGAAGAGTTAGCCCTTGCTGCTGCCCAAGCGGCTTCGGATCGTAAAGCAGGCGACATCATTGTGTTGCGAGTTGCAGATGTATCCTACATGGCAGACTATTTTGTCATCGCGACAGGGTACTCGCACGTTCAAGTCCGCGCGATCGCCCAAGCAATTGCGGATCAAATTGAACAAGAGTGGCAACGGCAACCGCTACGTACCGAAGGAAAAGTAGATGCGAGTTGGGTATTACAAGACTACGGCGATGTAATAGTTCACGTCATGATGCCAAAAGAGCGCGAGTTTTATAATTTAGAAGCGTTTTGGGGTCATGCGGAACAAATCGAATTTACTACCGCCGATGGGGCATAG
- a CDS encoding CGLD27 family protein codes for MDFSVSDCPVPVEQQPLNEYEALKASSYFSTCSLEWRKYITKLAWVWGLSWVIAGPVAAASFSPQKHISQFMLCGAGLATIGVIFTVVRWYLGWSYVSDRLASPTIFYEESGWYDGQTWTKPQEVLTRDRLIVSYEIKPIIQRLQQTLGVICLLLLSGELIWYFL; via the coding sequence ATGGATTTTTCAGTGTCGGATTGTCCAGTCCCTGTTGAACAACAGCCACTCAACGAATACGAAGCACTAAAAGCATCAAGCTACTTTAGTACTTGTAGCTTAGAATGGCGCAAGTATATTACTAAGCTGGCTTGGGTGTGGGGGTTATCCTGGGTGATTGCAGGACCTGTAGCTGCGGCAAGTTTTTCTCCACAAAAGCATATTTCACAATTTATGCTCTGTGGTGCAGGATTAGCAACCATCGGCGTGATATTTACGGTAGTACGTTGGTATTTGGGGTGGTCTTATGTTAGCGATCGCCTAGCAAGTCCGACAATTTTTTATGAAGAGTCCGGTTGGTACGACGGACAAACATGGACAAAACCGCAAGAAGTCCTCACGCGCGATCGCTTGATCGTCAGTTACGAAATTAAACCGATTATCCAACGGCTACAACAAACTTTAGGGGTTATTTGCTTACTTTTACTATCAGGTGAGTTAATTTGGTATTTTCTGTAA
- a CDS encoding asparaginase produces MTRGKRTQAAELEVRLLREGIIESRHVVQAVVCDDRGRILSVAGNAETATFIRSALKPFQALGVTTTGTLERYNLTDRDLAIICSSHKGTIEQVRQVFNILWRADIDPSVLQCPIPEGKRSSLQYNCSGKHAGMLAVCQQRRWSLNNYLQRNHPVQQLIFGKIAELLRMPAEEFICAHDDCGAPTYLMQMGQIASLYAQLASGNNLDMERIVRAMTHHPTMVAGDGEFDTELMRLTQGELVSKAGAEGIQCIGRIGEGMGLAIKVMDGAKRAKYAVAIYLLQQMGWISPSVAETLAESFMTLGKYKRLEVIGELSML; encoded by the coding sequence ATGACAAGGGGAAAACGAACTCAAGCCGCAGAACTCGAAGTGAGGTTACTGCGCGAAGGTATTATCGAATCTAGACATGTAGTCCAGGCTGTTGTATGTGACGACCGAGGACGCATTTTGTCTGTTGCTGGAAACGCTGAGACTGCAACATTTATCCGTTCTGCACTCAAGCCATTTCAAGCATTAGGTGTCACCACTACAGGGACACTCGAACGCTACAACCTAACGGATCGCGATTTAGCAATCATCTGTAGTTCGCATAAAGGCACAATTGAGCAAGTGCGTCAAGTATTTAATATTCTATGGCGTGCAGATATTGATCCTTCCGTTTTACAGTGTCCGATTCCTGAAGGCAAACGCAGTTCATTGCAGTACAACTGTTCGGGGAAACACGCCGGAATGCTTGCGGTTTGCCAACAGCGACGTTGGTCGTTGAATAATTATTTACAGCGCAACCACCCCGTACAGCAACTGATTTTTGGTAAAATTGCCGAATTGCTACGGATGCCAGCCGAGGAATTTATTTGCGCGCATGATGATTGTGGCGCGCCAACTTATTTAATGCAAATGGGACAAATTGCGTCGTTGTACGCGCAGCTAGCCTCTGGCAATAATTTGGATATGGAACGCATTGTACGCGCCATGACACACCACCCAACGATGGTTGCTGGAGATGGTGAATTTGATACCGAATTGATGCGCTTAACGCAAGGCGAATTAGTGAGCAAAGCTGGTGCAGAAGGCATTCAGTGTATTGGTCGAATTGGCGAAGGTATGGGGTTAGCCATTAAAGTCATGGATGGGGCAAAGCGGGCTAAATACGCAGTGGCAATCTATCTATTGCAGCAAATGGGTTGGATAAGTCCGAGTGTTGCCGAAACGCTTGCTGAATCATTTATGACACTAGGAAAATATAAGCGCCTCGAAGTCATCGGCGAATTGTCCATGTTGTAG
- a CDS encoding SDR family NAD(P)-dependent oxidoreductase — MINLQDKVILVTGGSRGIGATTVLTLAQAGAYVILHYSRAHSSAQALAKEISDDRCFLVQADLAVQNASQTLWHQAIAWRGQIDVLVNNAGIIQSAGIDDDLHLWSSAWQTTLQVNLIAVADLCRAAIGHFRDRAGGIIINLASRAAFRGDAPDYIHYAASKGGVIALTRSIARGFAADNILAFAVAPGFVKTEMVDEFIQEYGEAAVTRDIPLGKIAPPQDVANVIAFLASGLAPHMTGTTIDINGASYMH, encoded by the coding sequence ATGATCAATTTACAGGACAAAGTGATTTTAGTGACAGGAGGATCGCGCGGAATTGGTGCCACAACGGTATTGACACTTGCCCAAGCTGGAGCTTACGTGATTTTACATTACAGTCGAGCGCACTCCTCTGCCCAAGCACTTGCCAAAGAAATCAGTGACGATCGCTGTTTCTTAGTACAAGCCGATCTTGCTGTTCAGAATGCGAGTCAAACTTTATGGCATCAAGCGATCGCTTGGCGCGGGCAAATCGATGTATTGGTCAACAACGCGGGAATTATTCAATCGGCTGGGATTGATGACGATCTCCATCTTTGGAGTAGCGCATGGCAAACAACTTTACAAGTTAACTTAATAGCGGTTGCTGATTTATGCCGCGCAGCGATTGGACACTTTCGCGATCGCGCTGGTGGAATTATTATTAATCTTGCGAGTCGTGCAGCCTTTCGCGGTGACGCTCCAGATTATATCCACTACGCTGCCTCAAAAGGTGGCGTTATTGCTTTAACGCGCAGTATCGCACGGGGATTTGCCGCTGATAATATTCTTGCTTTTGCGGTTGCGCCTGGTTTTGTCAAAACTGAGATGGTAGACGAGTTTATTCAAGAGTACGGCGAAGCAGCTGTTACGCGCGATATTCCCTTAGGTAAAATTGCTCCACCGCAAGATGTAGCTAATGTTATTGCTTTTCTAGCTTCTGGGTTAGCCCCTCACATGACTGGGACAACGATTGACATTAATGGAGCATCTTATATGCACTAA
- a CDS encoding site-specific integrase, producing the protein MKNNRHGQAAIFSDADYVKVRRSIANKKHRLLFDIARYTGERWGAIVQLQVSDVFDDNGVRSHITFRAITRKASTRGIRTTRQVPVHPELREILEKYGCPKTRWLFPSPVDEETHITLRAADLMLRGAVERAYLAHKGYSTHSTRRTFITTLYRKGVDIHTIQLITGHQDLKSLIRYIEVDPERTRSAIALL; encoded by the coding sequence ATGAAGAATAATCGTCACGGGCAAGCGGCAATTTTTAGCGATGCGGATTATGTGAAAGTGCGGCGATCAATTGCGAATAAAAAGCATCGATTGCTATTTGATATCGCGCGCTACACCGGCGAACGCTGGGGAGCGATTGTGCAGCTGCAAGTGAGTGATGTATTTGATGATAATGGAGTGCGATCGCATATCACTTTCCGCGCAATCACGCGCAAAGCATCAACGCGCGGCATCCGCACGACGCGCCAGGTTCCCGTGCATCCCGAACTACGCGAGATTTTAGAAAAATATGGCTGCCCTAAAACTCGCTGGCTATTTCCGAGTCCGGTGGACGAGGAGACACATATCACTTTAAGAGCAGCTGATTTGATGCTGCGCGGTGCGGTCGAACGCGCTTACCTGGCACACAAAGGCTACAGCACACATTCAACGCGCCGCACGTTCATTACGACGCTCTACCGCAAAGGCGTTGATATCCACACGATTCAACTAATCACGGGGCATCAAGATCTAAAATCGCTGATTCGCTATATCGAGGTCGATCCGGAGCGCACGCGAAGTGCGATCGCGCTTCTTTAG
- a CDS encoding helix-turn-helix transcriptional regulator: MTKKPLSPLMRLRTLRHITQKELADALGVTENTVANWERGRAIPKLTVRQFKTLLKVLEITADQLPDDFGPPISHN, encoded by the coding sequence ATGACAAAAAAGCCTTTATCACCTCTTATGAGACTAAGGACACTCAGGCATATAACCCAAAAGGAACTTGCGGATGCTTTAGGTGTTACAGAAAACACTGTGGCGAATTGGGAAAGGGGAAGGGCAATACCAAAGCTAACTGTCCGTCAGTTTAAGACCCTGCTTAAGGTGCTAGAGATTACAGCAGACCAATTGCCTGATGATTTTGGACCACCGATCAGCCACAACTAA
- a CDS encoding transposase, protein MKIVGLDVGSASVVACCLEALPLPLKPFFAAHKSAIVEFPATRSGIAALLAVKPDIAILEPTGMHYAEFWQRALTVEGVEVRYVGHVQVRAYRKLHRLPNKNDRADALALAAYGWQYIDNPEFFLRFVPKSALHLRRCVMQLAHLNRITTPIINCTRQYLAHEFPEVAKMRSLRKVRDDLPPLWGWLSGDRASPYYDRLWKKSVAHEYGLEISEFTIHQSKRICDLERHQDRIEQEILTLLQKSDFAIYCRVFDSFGFGVRSRAVLLSHIYPFEDFLNQDNQPVIEWGESKSGRATKRDRSLRAFKLRIGMGLVEDSSGQSTNWVPGGSSLCRQALWQWCLCQVEPRRGRHTDTVRLLGEYLDELKASQLPGKLAQLRTCAKAATLLYRRLLQAFSQKELE, encoded by the coding sequence ATGAAAATAGTTGGTTTAGACGTTGGTAGCGCCAGCGTCGTAGCTTGCTGCCTGGAAGCATTACCACTTCCTCTCAAGCCGTTTTTTGCTGCGCATAAAAGCGCGATTGTTGAGTTTCCCGCGACGCGCTCCGGTATCGCCGCGTTACTCGCCGTTAAACCCGATATTGCCATCCTCGAACCAACCGGAATGCACTACGCCGAATTTTGGCAGCGCGCATTAACCGTTGAAGGCGTCGAAGTCCGCTACGTCGGGCACGTCCAGGTTCGCGCCTACCGGAAGTTGCACCGCCTGCCGAATAAAAACGATCGTGCCGATGCCTTAGCACTCGCGGCTTACGGCTGGCAATACATTGATAATCCAGAATTCTTTTTGCGGTTTGTGCCGAAGAGCGCATTACACCTGCGCCGTTGCGTCATGCAATTGGCGCACTTGAATCGCATCACCACCCCAATCATCAACTGCACGCGCCAGTATCTCGCGCACGAATTTCCCGAAGTCGCCAAGATGCGATCATTGCGGAAAGTACGTGACGACCTACCGCCGTTGTGGGGTTGGTTGAGCGGCGATCGCGCATCGCCCTACTACGATCGCCTGTGGAAAAAGTCGGTCGCGCATGAATATGGATTAGAAATCTCTGAGTTTACAATCCATCAATCAAAGCGCATTTGCGATTTAGAGCGTCATCAAGACAGGATTGAGCAAGAGATTTTGACGTTACTTCAGAAAAGCGATTTTGCAATTTACTGCCGAGTATTCGATTCTTTTGGTTTTGGAGTGCGATCGCGTGCGGTGTTGCTGTCGCACATTTACCCATTTGAAGATTTTTTGAACCAAGATAATCAACCCGTGATTGAGTGGGGAGAATCAAAGTCGGGTAGAGCCACAAAACGCGATCGCTCGTTACGCGCGTTCAAATTACGCATTGGTATGGGGCTTGTTGAAGATTCATCAGGACAATCGACCAACTGGGTACCTGGCGGTAGCAGTTTGTGCAGACAAGCGCTGTGGCAGTGGTGTTTGTGTCAGGTTGAACCGCGCCGAGGACGACACACTGATACTGTGCGGCTTTTAGGCGAGTATCTCGATGAATTAAAGGCAAGTCAACTGCCAGGAAAGTTAGCCCAACTGCGGACTTGTGCCAAAGCCGCGACGCTACTTTACAGGAGGCTACTGCAAGCTTTTAGTCAGAAGGAGCTAGAGTAG
- a CDS encoding DUF697 domain-containing protein: MAVQLRRPILVGGVGLSFSLWILQSWHHSIVQLGEYGILGAIAVGGTLWLFQQKTPKRQSIDNSPVTRETVEKAIAQAASAIERLAVEAKEPAQLRQQLIQLNKEFERQELRVAIIGGKAVGKTKLVQALNQLSFGQQLTFQETPALFTSTDSDRQAETTALVQANAADLVLFVTNGDLTETEFQTLQQLIAVNRQRTLLVFNKQDQHIAEERAVVLHALQQRMQTLLKPEDTVAIAASPSEIKVRQHAVDGAIQEWREQPAPAIEQLSDRLATIATQERQQLIWATTQRQALALKAEAKTLLNGVRRDRAIAIIEQYQWIAAAAAFANPVPALDLLATAAINAQLVTELGAIYQQKFSLQQAQTVAGTMGSLMVKLGLVELSTKAVSTVLKSNAVTFVAGGAVQGVSAAYLTHLAGLSLVEYFQSQEVAIDSEKLNLDKLSQTLQKVFQQNQQVTFLQGFVKQGVERLLQKPPQPQLAES, encoded by the coding sequence ATGGCTGTTCAGTTGCGGCGACCAATTTTAGTGGGTGGAGTAGGCTTATCCTTCTCTTTGTGGATATTACAAAGCTGGCACCACTCTATTGTGCAACTAGGTGAGTATGGCATTCTAGGCGCGATCGCAGTTGGTGGAACTTTGTGGTTATTCCAGCAAAAAACGCCAAAACGACAAAGTATCGATAACTCACCTGTCACGCGAGAAACCGTAGAAAAAGCGATCGCGCAAGCAGCAAGTGCGATCGAACGCTTGGCAGTTGAAGCCAAAGAACCCGCGCAACTGCGTCAACAACTTATTCAACTCAATAAGGAATTTGAACGCCAGGAATTACGCGTAGCCATTATAGGTGGTAAAGCTGTTGGCAAAACAAAACTTGTGCAAGCGTTGAACCAACTATCATTTGGGCAGCAATTAACTTTTCAGGAAACCCCCGCATTATTTACAAGTACTGATAGCGATCGCCAAGCAGAAACAACGGCACTCGTGCAAGCAAATGCTGCTGATTTGGTGTTATTTGTAACAAATGGCGACCTCACAGAAACGGAATTTCAAACTTTACAGCAGTTGATCGCCGTCAATCGACAACGCACTTTACTTGTGTTTAATAAGCAAGATCAACACATCGCTGAAGAACGTGCTGTAGTGTTACACGCCTTACAACAGCGAATGCAAACGTTACTCAAACCCGAAGATACCGTCGCGATCGCGGCGTCGCCGAGTGAAATTAAAGTGCGCCAACACGCGGTGGATGGTGCGATTCAAGAATGGCGAGAACAACCCGCACCCGCAATTGAGCAACTGAGCGATCGCCTAGCAACAATTGCGACGCAAGAAAGACAACAACTCATTTGGGCGACGACACAACGTCAGGCGTTAGCGCTAAAAGCCGAAGCGAAAACACTACTAAATGGTGTCAGACGCGATCGCGCGATTGCGATCATTGAACAGTACCAATGGATTGCAGCAGCGGCGGCGTTTGCGAATCCAGTTCCTGCGCTCGATCTCCTTGCAACCGCCGCAATTAATGCCCAGCTAGTCACCGAATTAGGCGCGATCTATCAGCAGAAATTCTCGCTGCAACAAGCCCAAACTGTCGCTGGCACAATGGGAAGTTTGATGGTGAAGTTAGGCTTAGTCGAACTTTCGACAAAAGCTGTGAGTACAGTGTTAAAAAGTAATGCAGTAACTTTTGTTGCAGGTGGGGCAGTACAAGGAGTGAGTGCCGCGTATCTCACTCATTTAGCAGGTTTAAGTTTAGTTGAGTACTTTCAATCGCAGGAAGTTGCTATTGACTCTGAGAAACTCAATTTAGACAAGTTGAGCCAAACTTTACAAAAGGTATTTCAGCAAAATCAGCAGGTGACTTTCCTACAAGGCTTTGTTAAGCAAGGCGTCGAGCGTTTGTTACAAAAACCACCTCAACCGCAACTTGCTGAATCATAG